In Larimichthys crocea isolate SSNF chromosome VI, L_crocea_2.0, whole genome shotgun sequence, one genomic interval encodes:
- the romo1 gene encoding reactive oxygen species modulator 1 — protein MPVAVGPYGQTQPSCFDRVKMGFMMGFAVGMAAGAMFGTFSCLRIGMRGRELMGGVGKTMMQSGGTFGTFMAIGMGIRC, from the exons ATGCCAGTGGCTGTAGGTCCGTACGGCCAGACCCAGCCCAGCTGTTTTGACCGGGTCAAGATGGGCTTCATGATGGGGTTTGCAGTAGGAATGGCTGCCGGCGCCATGTTTGGCACTTTCTCCTGTCTCAG GATCGGCATGCGCGGCAGGGAGCTGATGGGAGGAGTAGGGAAGACCATGATGCAGAGCGGGGGGACGTTCGGCACGTTCATGGCCATCGGTATGGGCATCCGCTGCTGA